GCGCGTCCCGCAGGTCGCCGAGCGGGACGGCAAGCGGATGTGGGTGTCCGGCGACGACGTGCTGGCGCCCTACGCGACCTACGGGCCGGGCGTGACCGGCGGCCGGCGTGGTCGGGTGCTCGCCGAGGCCGGCTTCGCCTCCGGCAAGCAGACGCGGCCCTCCGATCCCGCCCAGCGCCGGGAAGACCAGGATCGTGACGGCGTCGAGGCCGAAGTGATCTACGGGATCATCGGCATCTCGCGCGGGTTCTTCGGCAGCAAGGGCATCACCGATCCCGCTCTGCTGGCCGACGTCTACCGCGCCTACAACGAGTACATCGCGGAGTTCGGCCGCTCCATGCCCGGACGCTTCCATGGCCTGGGCTGCCTGCCCAACCACGACGGGGCCGGTGCGGCGGCCGAGGTGCGCCGGTGCGCTGCCCTCGGCTTGCGGGGAGGGGTGTTCGTGCCCTGGGGCTCGACGATGCCCGTGTGGCACGAGATGTGGGAGCCCATGTGGGCGGCGGCCGAGGAGACCGGGCTGGTGATCTCCTTCCACGTCTTCGAGGGCGGGGGCGCCACGGTCGGGTACGAGGTGAACGGCCTGCGACGCCCCGACGTCATCGGCGCATGGACGGTCGTGGCGCCGATGCAGATGGACGAGATCCTGGCCTCGGTCATCCTCTCCGGCGTGTGCCAGCGGCATCCCGGGCTTCGCCTGGTCCTCGGGGAGAGCGGCATCGGCTGGCTGCCCTACATGCTGGAGCGGCTGGACGACACCTACGAGGAACGGCTGGCCGACGACCTGAAGCTGCCCCTGCCGCCCAGCGCCTATTTCAAGCGGCAGATCTGGGCCACGTTCCAGAAGGACCTCCACGGGGTCCGCGCCATGGCCGCCATCGCTCCCGACAACGTGATGTGGGGCTCGGACTACCCGCACCGTGACGGGACCTGGCCGTTCTCCCGCAAGGCCATCGAGGAGCAGTTCCGCGACGTCCCGGAGAGCATCGCGCGCCGGATGCTTTGGGACAACGCTCGCCGCCTCTACCGCATCGAGAGCTGACGCTCTAGGCGCGCCAGACCCACCAGAGGAACAGCCCGATCATCATCACGGCGATCGTGAAGTCGGCGACGATGCCGGCCAGGAGCCCGACCAGCGCCCCGAACCCGCTGCGCACGCCGTGCTCCAGGTCGGCCCCCCGGAGCAATTCGCCCACGACGGCGCCGACGACAGGACCGATCAGTAGCCCCACCGGCCCGAAGAACAGACCGACCACGGCGCCCACCAGGGCTCCCACGACCCCCCAGCGGCTGCCTCCGTAGCGCCGGGCCCCGATGGCCCCGACCACGAAATTGAGCAGGAAGGTGAGCAGCGCCAGAACGGCCAGCACGATCAGCCGGCCGATTCCGATCTCGGCGAAGTCGGTGGCGAAGCCCCAGATGACGGCCCCGGCCAGGATGAAGAGCGGTCCCGGCAGCCACGGGACCACGGAGCCCACCAGCCCGACGAGGAACAGCACACCGACGACGAACCCGACGGCCGTCAGCATGTCCATGCCCGTGTGTGGACCGGGGCGCCGGGCGATGTCAAGCCTGACCCCGTTGAAGCACCCGGCCGGGCGGAGTACGCTGCCGCCTGCGATGTCGGGGATCACGATGTTCGAGAAAAATCTGGGTCCGTCATGTCGTCGCGGAAGGTCCCGGCGGCCACGTCCTGCTCTACGTCGATCGGCATCTCATCCACGAGGGCGGGACGAAAGCGCTGACGCGGCTGGTCCTGGCCGGGCGGCGGGTGCGCCGGCCGGATCTCACGCTGGCCACCGCGGATCATTACGTGCTGACGTCGCCCGGGGCCTTCGCCGGCGATCCTGAGGTCAGCGCCATGGTGGAAACGCTCGCCCGGCACACGGCCGAGCAGGGCATTACCTATTTCGGGGTCGGCGACGAGCGGCGGGGGATCGTGCACGTCGTGGGACCCGAGCAGGGGTGGACCCTGCCGGGTATCACGCTCGTGTGCGGAGACTCCCACACCTCGACGCACGGCGCCTTCGGGGCGCTGGCCTTCGGGATCGGCTCGACCGAGGTCGAGCACGTGCTGGCCACGCAGACGGTGTGGCAGCGCAGGCCCCGAGTCATGCGGGTCACCGTCGACGGCCGACCGGGGTTCGGGGTGGGAGCCAAGGACGTCATCCTGGCGGTGATCGGCCGGATCGGGGCCGGCGGCGCCACCGGTCACGTCATCGAGTATGCGGGCACCGCCATTCGCGCGATGACGATGGACGAGCGGATGACCGTCTGCAACATGTCCATCGAGGCGGGGGCCCGTGCCGGGATGGTGGCGCCGGACGAGACGACCTTCGCCTATCTCGCGGGCCGCCCCTTCGCCCCGCGAGGCGAGAGCTGGACCCGCGCCGTCGCGGCCTGGCGCGGCCTGGCGACGGACCCGGACGCGGCGTTCGACCGCGAGGTGAGGCTCGACGCCGGCGAGATCGCCCCGACCCTCACCTGGGGGACCAGCCCGCAGGATGCGCTGCCGATCACCGCGCACATCCCCGATCCCGGACACATCGAGGATCCGGCCCGCCGCCAGGCCGTGACGCGCGCCCTCGCGTACATGGGGCTCCGCCCGGGCCAGCCTCTGCAGGGGCTTGCCGTCGATCGGGTCTTCATCGGCTCCTGCACCAACAGCCGGCTGGACGATCTGCGGCTCGCCGCCCGCATCGTGCGAGGTCGCCGGGCCGTGGTGCGGGCCTGGGTGGTCCCGGGCTCGGGGCTCATCAAGCGCCAGGCCGAGGCCGAGGGGCTCGACCAGATCTTCCGAGACGCCGGCCTGGAGTGGCGACAACCCGGGTGCTCCATGTGCGTCGGCATGAACGGCGAGGTGGCGCGCCAGGGAGATCGCGTGGCCTCCACCTCGAACCGCAACTTCGAGGGCCGCCAGGGCCAGGGCGCCCGCACGCACCTGATGTCGCCGGCCATGGCCGCGGCGGCGGCGGTGACGGGACGCTTGACCGACGTACGAACCCTGGGAGGCTGAGTGGAGGCGTTCACCCGGCTCACCGCCGTCGCCGTCCCGTTCGACCTGCCGAACGTCGATACCGATCGCCTCGTTCCCGCCCGCTTTCTGCGCAAGCCGCGGGGGCCGGAGTGCGCGCGGTTCCTGTTCCACGACCTGAGATTCGACGCCGCCGGCGTCGAGCGGCCGGACTTCGTCTTGAACCAGCCTGCCTACCGCGGCGCCCGCATCCTCGTGGCGGCCGCGAACTTCGGCTGCGGCTCTTCTCGGGAGATGGCCGTGTGGGTGTTGGAGGCTTTTGGGATCCGCGCCGTCATCGCGCCGAGCCTGGGCGACATCTTCCACCAGAACTGCTTCAAGAACGGCCTGCTTCCCGTCATCCTGCCCGACGGCGTCGTGGCCGGCCTGCGGCGTCAGCTCCACGAGCGGCCGGGCGCCAGCCTCACCGTGGACCTGCCCGTCCAGACGGTGACCGCGCCCGATGGCAGCGTAGCCCGGTTCGAGATCGACGCCTTCCGCAAGGAGCTGCTGCTCGCCGGCCGGGACGAGCTGGAGCTCACCATTGCCTACGAGGGGCGGATCACGGCGTTCGAGGCGCGCCAGCGGGAGGCGATGCCGTGGCTGGCGGGCCGTTAGCGGCCCGCGTCTGC
Above is a genomic segment from Candidatus Methylomirabilota bacterium containing:
- a CDS encoding amidohydrolase family protein; the encoded protein is MTVRVMSADSHMDLLYLPPDTFTSRMGRAWGARVPQVAERDGKRMWVSGDDVLAPYATYGPGVTGGRRGRVLAEAGFASGKQTRPSDPAQRREDQDRDGVEAEVIYGIIGISRGFFGSKGITDPALLADVYRAYNEYIAEFGRSMPGRFHGLGCLPNHDGAGAAAEVRRCAALGLRGGVFVPWGSTMPVWHEMWEPMWAAAEETGLVISFHVFEGGGATVGYEVNGLRRPDVIGAWTVVAPMQMDEILASVILSGVCQRHPGLRLVLGESGIGWLPYMLERLDDTYEERLADDLKLPLPPSAYFKRQIWATFQKDLHGVRAMAAIAPDNVMWGSDYPHRDGTWPFSRKAIEEQFRDVPESIARRMLWDNARRLYRIES
- a CDS encoding DUF456 family protein encodes the protein MLTAVGFVVGVLFLVGLVGSVVPWLPGPLFILAGAVIWGFATDFAEIGIGRLIVLAVLALLTFLLNFVVGAIGARRYGGSRWGVVGALVGAVVGLFFGPVGLLIGPVVGAVVGELLRGADLEHGVRSGFGALVGLLAGIVADFTIAVMMIGLFLWWVWRA
- the leuC gene encoding 3-isopropylmalate dehydratase large subunit — translated: MWVRHVVAEGPGGHVLLYVDRHLIHEGGTKALTRLVLAGRRVRRPDLTLATADHYVLTSPGAFAGDPEVSAMVETLARHTAEQGITYFGVGDERRGIVHVVGPEQGWTLPGITLVCGDSHTSTHGAFGALAFGIGSTEVEHVLATQTVWQRRPRVMRVTVDGRPGFGVGAKDVILAVIGRIGAGGATGHVIEYAGTAIRAMTMDERMTVCNMSIEAGARAGMVAPDETTFAYLAGRPFAPRGESWTRAVAAWRGLATDPDAAFDREVRLDAGEIAPTLTWGTSPQDALPITAHIPDPGHIEDPARRQAVTRALAYMGLRPGQPLQGLAVDRVFIGSCTNSRLDDLRLAARIVRGRRAVVRAWVVPGSGLIKRQAEAEGLDQIFRDAGLEWRQPGCSMCVGMNGEVARQGDRVASTSNRNFEGRQGQGARTHLMSPAMAAAAAVTGRLTDVRTLGG
- the leuD gene encoding 3-isopropylmalate dehydratase small subunit; the encoded protein is MEAFTRLTAVAVPFDLPNVDTDRLVPARFLRKPRGPECARFLFHDLRFDAAGVERPDFVLNQPAYRGARILVAAANFGCGSSREMAVWVLEAFGIRAVIAPSLGDIFHQNCFKNGLLPVILPDGVVAGLRRQLHERPGASLTVDLPVQTVTAPDGSVARFEIDAFRKELLLAGRDELELTIAYEGRITAFEARQREAMPWLAGR